CGAGCCATAAGCAAAATAGTAAAACATCGGCTCTTTCTGTGGCTTTTGTAGCAATTTCAACTCTGACTTTGGAGGATTATGAGATTGCACCCAACGGTGGTGTGAGTGGCTACTTTGATGACTCATTTATCCTTGGAAGTATACACTACAAGCGTAATCATAACATGAAATATTTAGAAATACAATCATATCCCGATAGACAAATCGGAGATTAAGCTTTAGCTTTCAGGACTTACGCACTCAAATCCCCTAACGCCCTTAAAAAGCAGGCTTTAGAAATTTCCTCTTTTTTAAGGAGTGGCTAGAGCATTGATTCAGTAATTAAAAATCTAACCTCCAGCCTCCATTCCCTTGTAGGTAAGACAGGGTGGTTTCATACAACCGTAGAAAAATCAAAATACTCATAAGGGTATTTAAGGATCTATGGTTGGTTGGAAACAATATGAATCTCATTGAGCAGTTACAAAAAATTCTGGTTTATGCCATACAAAAGGACAGAGGTATGAATTTTTATACTATAGTAATTATACTCAGTTATGTATAAAAAGAATAGTTGATGTCAGTAAAGACAGCATTCGAGTTGTCGTAACTCCTTTGTTAGGATCTGTCAGCAGTGTTGGAAGTCTGATTTTTTGTTCTCCAACAAGTGCCATTTAGTGCTTTACAGCACTTTCAGCAGCTATGAGGTACATCCTAAAAGCTGAAAGCGATGATAGCAGAGGGGTAAGGAGAAAAATATATTGCATAATAGCCGGAAGCGCTGTAAGAGACACAAAGAATAGAGAACCAAAGATGACTAAGACGGCCCTAATTACAGGAATTACTGGTCAAGATAGCTACTATCTTAGCCATTTGCTGCTCAACCAAGGTTACCGAGTTGTGGGATTAGTGTCTCCACACCGACAACCTAATCTGACAAAATTAGGAACTCTTGCAAACCAAGTAGATATTTACACAGTTGATTTGCGAGACAGTATGGCCAGCGTCCCTTCGACAATTAACTTTACAGCACTGAAGACTTTTTGAAGAAAGTTTAAGAGCAATAGCGCAGCATGACCGCGAACCTAAATAACCCAACATACTGAGCATTACAGTGGTAGAAAACCTAAATTTAGGTAATAAATCTCACAAAAAAGTTAACCATGTCTTCGTGTTCTTAGAAATTTTCGCTCGCGAAGGTGGTATTCAATCCTACGTCAAAGATATTTTTCGCGCATATCAAGGAGTGAACCCAACCTACAAGGCGGAAGTCTTTTTGCTCAGAGATAGTCCTGACTGCTCAAATCTTTTTGAGTCCCAAAATTTAAAATTTCATTACTTTCAACATCAGTCTCCCCAACTGGGTAGACTCAAAATGGCAGCGGCTTTGCTCAAATGTCTGTTACAAAGCCGTCCTCAGCAAGTTTTTTGCGGTCATATTAACCTAGCAGTCTTAATACAAACCCTCTGCCAGCCTTTGGGTATTCCCTACACCGTGCTAACTTACGGCAAGGAAGTCTGGGAACCGCTCAAAAAACAAGAATGTCGGGCATTGAGATCAGCATCAGCAATTTGGGTAATTAGTCGTTACAGTCGCGATCGCGCTTGTGCTGTCAATGGTCTAGACCCCAAGATTATACAGATGGTTCCTTGTGCTATTGATGGAGATAAATTTACTCCAGGTTCTAAGCAGCCAGAATTAGTTGAGAAGTATGGTTTAACTGATGCCAAGGTGTTAATGACAGTAGCGCGGCTGTGGTCAGGGGATATCTACAAGGGTGTAGATATGACAATTCGGGCTTTACCAAAAATCGCCCAGTTTTTTCCAGAAGTAAAATACTTGGTAATT
This region of Nostoc sp. UHCC 0302 genomic DNA includes:
- a CDS encoding glycosyltransferase is translated as MSITVVENLNLGNKSHKKVNHVFVFLEIFAREGGIQSYVKDIFRAYQGVNPTYKAEVFLLRDSPDCSNLFESQNLKFHYFQHQSPQLGRLKMAAALLKCLLQSRPQQVFCGHINLAVLIQTLCQPLGIPYTVLTYGKEVWEPLKKQECRALRSASAIWVISRYSRDRACAVNGLDPKIIQMVPCAIDGDKFTPGSKQPELVEKYGLTDAKVLMTVARLWSGDIYKGVDMTIRALPKIAQFFPEVKYLVIGRGDDQPRLAQLAAYLGVSDRVVFAGFVPTEKLMEHYRLADAYIMPSQEGFGIVYLEAMACQVPVLSGDDDGSADPLQDGKLGWRVPHRDPDAVAAACIEILKGDDQRCDGQWLREQAIALFGMDAFQKRLQKLLLS